The segment accttgtacattctactattacaacccagtttagtaatgtcaccttgtacattctactattacaacccaGTTTAGTAATGTCACCTTGTACATTCTCTATTACAACCCAGTTTACTAATGTCACCTtgtacattctactattacaacccagtttagtaatgtcaccttgtacattctactattacaacccagtttagtaatgtcaccttgtacattctattcagtttagtaaccttgtacattctactattacaacccagtttagtaatgtcaccttgtacattctactattacaacccagtttagtaatgtcaccttgtacattctactattacaacccagtttagtaatgtcaccttgtgtattctactattacaacccagtttagtaatgtcaccttgtacattctactattacaacccaGTTTAGTAATGTCACCCCCCCCTCGCCCCCCAGTTTAGGAACCACTAATCTAAGTGATAGTTGGTATTTAGCAGtaataaaagtatgccttatttactttgaagaactactaaaatagtgacgttgtcagacagcagctctatagagatgagatgactaggaatgaaataataaagtaatcaaataaaacaaacgCAATAAACGACTGAAATATAAttacatttataataataataataataataattaaatatgTAATTAAAGTCAGTGAATAAATGGTTAATAAGTGATGAGAAGTATTGGGCCGTCTCTACCATCCTGGGACTTTTATTAGTTTTGATATTCTGTTATTACAGTATTCAACCCACATTATGCATCATCGAAACCAGTGATTATTTTTCAATAATCTAACCGAAcagacctcaaaaagcactaaacCCCCTCGGCACTACTAGACTCTATTGTAGACCTTCTCAGAGATCCCGGTAGGACTGATACATCACTGTGTTCTGTATGTGCCAACCGGGCCTCGTGAAACTCAACTGCAACGAATTACAATGAGAAGGAAGAATAGAGGAAGAAAACAGCGAACTGGGTGTCCCGATCAAAACTAACAGACCATTAATCAAATGAAAAACAAGGCTGATATGAAACAAAGACAGAGTGCCCCGTGTGGAACCGGGACAGTGTTGTAATACCTGAACACTCCATCCTCTCCGAAGTAGATGATATGAAACAAAGACAGAGTGCCCCGTGTGGAACCGGGACAGTGTTGTAATACCTGAACACTCCATCCTCTCCGAAGtagatgagatgaaacaaagacaGAGTGCCCCGTGTGGAACCGGGACAGTGTTGTAATACCTGAACACTCCATCCTCTCCGAAGTAGATGAGAGGACAAAAAGCTTTGCCGTTTATTAAGTAGGAATGGTTTCAAAAAGTGATGTCAGCACTCGAACATCGCTGAAGCAAGCAGActgataaaataaaaaatgtagcaCATATTTCTAACAATATACATATCTTTTTTTATatagaaaacattaggaacatctgctctttccatgacagactgaccaggtgaatccaggtgaaatatataccacggctaagggctgtatccaggcactctcagCAAGCAGACTGACACCTGCTCTAAAATAAAcaatgaccaggtgaatccaggtgaaaataTACATATCAGGCACTCCACACCCCCTCAGGCAAGTTTTACTTAAATATacactatacaaaacattaagaacacctgctctccatgacagactgaccaggtgaatccaggtgaaatatataccacggctaagggctgtatccaggcactccacaccCCCTCAGGCAAGTTTTACTTAAATATacactatacaaaacattaagaacacctgctctccatgacagactgaccaggtgaatccaggtgaaagctatgatcccttatggaTGTCACTTGTCAAatccactgaccaggtgaatccaggtgaaagctatgatcccttatggaTGTCACTTgtcaaatccacttcaaatcagtgtagatgaaagggaggagacaggttaaagaaggatgtttgaAGCCTCGAGACAACTGGGAATGTGTGCCATTCTGAGGGTGATTGGGCTAGACAAAAAtatttgaacagggtatggtagtaggtgccaggcttgtgtcaagaactgcaacgctgctggttttttcacgctcaacagtttcctgtgtgtattaagAACGGTCCACCAAccgaaggacatccagtcaacttgacaactgcgggaagcattggagtcaacatggaccagcatccctgtggaacacttaaaatattgtagagtccatgcctcaccgaattgagactgttctgataGATACCTTCCATCAAAACTACTCTACCGAGAAGATATCAGCAAGTCAAACATTTTTAACCCTTGTGTTCAGACATGGATCTGAGGGCATCACCTCCTTGTAGGTGATTTACACATGCACACCAACGAGCATATGATCTTCAAGAAACAGGAAGCTGCTAAACAGGACGCTGCTAAACAGGAAGCTGCTAAACAGGACGCTGCTAAACAGGACGCTGCTAAACAGGACGCTGCTGAACAGGACGCTGCTGAACAGGACGCTGCTGAACAGGACGCTGCTGAACAGGACGCTGCTGAACAGGACGCTGCTGAACAGGACGCTGCTGAACAGGACGCTGCTGAACAGGACGCTGCTAAACAGGACGCTGCTAAACAGGACGCTGCTAAACAGGACGCTGCTAAACAGGACGCTGCTGAACAGGACGCTGCTAAACAGGACGCTGCTAAACAGGACGCTGCTAAACAGGACGCTGCTGAACAGGACGCTGCTAAACAGGACGCTGCTAAACAGGACGCTGCTGAACAGGACGCTGCTGAACAGGACGCTGCTGAACAGGACGCTGCTGAACAGGACGCTGCTGAACAGGACGCTGCTGAACAGGACGCTGCTGAACAGGACGCTGAACAGGACGCTGCTGAACAGGACGCTGCTGAACAGGACGCTGCTGAACAGGACGCTGCTGAACAGGACGCTGAACTGCTGAACAGGACGCTGCTGAACAGGACGCTGCTGAACAGGACGCTGCTGAACAGGAAGCTGCTGAACAGGACGCTGCTGAAAACAGCAGGACAGCTGCTAAACAGGACGCTGCTAAACAGGACGCTGCTAAACAGGACGCTGCTGAACAGGGCTGCTGAACAGGACGCTGCTAAACAGGACGCTGCTGAACAGGACGCTGCTAAACAGGACGCTGCTGAACAGGACGCTGCTAAACAGGACGCTGCTAAACAGGACGCTGCTGACCTTAATTATATCTTCCTGATTACACGTAAAAACAAAAGCAGGAAGAACCTGTGACTCATTCCAGATGGATGTGGTCAGATGAcgtagatgctaagctacaggactgttttgcctagcacagactggaatatgttccaggattcttccgatggcattgaggaacaGGACGCTGCTAAACAGGAAGCTGCTAAACAGGACGCTGCTGAACAGGAAGCTGCTGAACAGGACGCTGCTGAACGAGCCAAGATATTGAATGGTAAGAAGTTGGCTTGAGAGAGTATAGAAACCCTTCAAATCTCATCAACAGCAAGCGGCTGAATTTGGATCcaggacaaaaaaacaaaacaaaaaaataagaaCATTTATAAGAACATTTGCATTAACCCGGAAGACATTTTTTCAAAATATGGTGAGGTTTTTTTTGCCAGATGTCCTGACTGTTTAGCCTTATTATTGAGTTTGAGGAGTCTGTCCACTTCAGGTGCAGAGAGTCAGGGTCATGGTCGATCACAGGGTCATATCGAGTCAGGGTCGATCACAGGGTCATATAGAGTCAGGGTCGATCACAGGGTCATATAGAGTCAGGGTCGATCACAGGGTCATACCTCAACCtatacccccacctacatgtacatgttacctcaACCTATACCCCCAgctaccaggactatttacattgaccccccctccatttgttttgtacactgcttactcactgtttattatctatgcattcactttacccccacctacataCTATCTGTTACCTCAACCtatacccccacctacatgtacattttacctcagttacctcaacctatacccccacctacatgtacatgttacctcaacctatacccccacctacatgtacatgttacctcaACCTATACCCCCGCACATCAActcgttattttattgttgctcttttatttttttactttagttcattttgtaaatatttttcttCTTAACTCttattatttttcttaaaactgcattgttggttatttggcgaatgtgacaaataaaatgtgattataTCCGATGATTCAGTATATAAAATGTGATTATATCTGATGATTCGGTATATAAAATGTGATTATATCTGGTGATTCGGTATATAAAATGTGATTATATCTGGTGATTCAGTATATAAAATGTGATTATATCTGGTGATTCAGTATATAAAATGTGATTATATCTGATGATTCAGTATATAAAATGTGATTATATCTGATGATTCAGTATATATGTAAATGACGAGTCATTTTTTCCACCTTTCCCATTACCATGTATGTGGTTGGAAGAATGTGTTATGATTGATATATGACAGGCTACTGTCATCACATCTTTGATTGTGAATATCTTCTGCTCAGCTACCCAGCATGCCTCAGAGAACCTGTCAGCAGGAGACAGATGCCCTGCTTCAGGCCCACACGCACCAGCCAACCAGGAGCCCCTGACTGCTTGCATGCTGTCAGACCCATCCCTCCCTCAAGCACCAAAATGAGATGTTGGGTGAGTCTGACGTCCATCTCCCTGTTCATTTCACTTCATTAACCTATTTCAGGTCATTTTGATCatccagtctccctccctccagatccTCCGACGGTCGGTTTCATCTACCTCCCTCCAGATCCTCCGACGGTCAGTCCCTATGGGTCTcctaatcacggccggttgtgaaacagccgaacagaatcgaaccagggtctgtagtgacgcctctagcactgtgatgcaatgcctcagaccgctgcgccactcgggagcgcTGTACTGTGTTGCTCACCATGTCTCCACTACACAGCCACCACCTGATCAATAATCCCAGTAGAATTATTAATGGCCTGTTTATTAGTTTGTATTGAGTTCTGATGGACCATGCCATTCCGTGATTCATTCCTCACTCATCTGGAGTAGCTAGATTGGATCTTTCAATGTGACGAATACAAAATGCAAAACAGTCGCTCTGGGTGACACAGTCACAAAGAGACATTGATAGTTATATGAATGAGGTGCTGGTgccacgcgcgcacacacacacacgtaccttgATGTCGTTGTCGATGCCTCCAGACAGGATCTGGTCGCTGGTGTCGTTGAATGTGACGGCCAACACCTGGTAGGTGTTCTGGAACGTATGGACCGCCCCCTTCTTACGGATGTCccacagctacaacacacacacacaactgactgactgacgtcccacagctacaacacacacacctgactgactgacagctacaacacacacacctgactgatgccccacagctacaacacacacacctgactgaTGCCCCACAGctacacgtcacacacacacacaactgactGATGCCCCACAATTAGAACAGCAGTCAACCAACACTCCCCAGGTTCTGCGTTGGTAGGATTTAGTTCCATCCCAACATTAACACATTTACATGTTAGTTATTTAgctgacgctcttatccagacgcTCGTATccacagttagtgcattcatcttcagatcGCTAGATGAGATAATATCACAGTAGGTCAATTCTTTACTGTTCCTCGATAAAGCAGCTTTCAATGAAAAGATAAGGTAAACAGGTGTGTTAGTACCAAGCTGGAActaaagcctgcacacccaggtAGCTGTCTGGGACCAGGGTTGAAGAACGTCGGTCGCCACGGTTACCTTGACGGTTCCGTCGTCACTGCCGGTACAGACGAGCTGAGGCCCGCGGCGAGCAGGGTAGCAGGAGTTAACGAAGGAGGTGTGGCCTTTCAGACGCTTGATCCTCTCACCCGTCTCACTGTCCCACACTCCCACAGTCTTGTCTGTGCTGGCACTGAACAGCAGGCTGCAAACAGGGATAGGGCCAGAAAACACACGTCATATTCTCCCAACGTGTTGTCAACAACTATAACAACAGTCACACAACATCACGGTTTTTCCCTGACCTGAGCAAGTGTGTGTGAGTATcctaaatcaaatctaattttatttgtcacatacacatggttagcagatgttagtgcgagtgctCCTACCTGCCGTCTGTGTTGTAGTGAAGCTCCATCACAGCACCACTGTGTCCCTTCAGGGTGGCAAAGTTATCACAGTCCCCGTACACATTCCACatcactgtagagagagagaggcattccaggtgactacctcatgaagcaggttgagagaacgccaagagtgtgcaaagctgtgatcaaggcaaagggtggctacctaaatatatatatattatttttttcaacacttttctggttactacatgattccatatgtcttaactattattcaaTGTagaagtaggtgtgtccaaacttttgactggtactgtatatataaagtcTGTGTTTAACTTACAGATGAGCCTGTCATAGCCAGAGGAGGCCAGTGTGGCCCCGTTAGGATGGAACTTGCAGCAGTAGACCTCTCCCTCATGGCCACACATCAACATGATGGGAGCCTGCAGGCTGGAGCTGCGAGGAGGGccctggagaagggaggagaacaTCATGTTGTCATATTACAGACTTACAGACAGACGTTACTGTATGTGCATGGATCACTAGCAATCTGGTCCATGCTATCCGGTATCCTTGTCAGAAGTAACTAAATTAGCTTCCTGCTAGCCGTATTTACATTGGATAGCCTTCCTTTAGCTAGCAAACAGTCAACATCAGTCACAGCTAATTGTGGCTGCAGAGAATTTTCAATTAGTCGAAAGACTGAAAACATAACTAGCTAACAACTTTCTGAAACTAGATAGTGTTTCCCTTGTACTTAGATGTCCCCCTTCTTTTCTAACCATGGCCACGAGTTGTTGCGACTGTGCCGCAGCGATCAGCTCGGCCCTGGGCCTCTTGACTCCACCGGCAGGAACCAACGCCATGTCCCCCGGTCTCTTCTTTTGTTCAATCATGACTAAGCAAATGAATAAAAAACGATTAAGTAGAATATAACTAAGTCGTCCTAAGTGAATGAACGTTTCTCTCGACGAGCCGCTTTCTCCACAAGTACGAAACCTGAAGTACTTCCTGTTCGCAGGGCAATTAATTGGTTAGCCGATCCGCTGTGAACAATGATTGGTTATCACGGTTGTCGAGCATGGCCCTTGAACCGGAAGAAAACATCTGAAACAGACTACAAAAATAAATTATCGCTGCGGAAGGTAGATCGCTAGAATGTTTAATAACGTGTGTAAGATGCGGTCTAAAATGTATAAGTATTTATCTATTGACCCTTATGTAAAGTAGGGACGGATAGCAACGCCAAGGCTGGCAAACTAGCCGTaggctgaacaaaaatataaacgcagaaTGTGAAGTCTTGGTCGtatgtttaatgagctgaaataaaagatcccagaaatgttccatacgctcaaaaagcgtatttctctcaaatgttgtgcatccatttgtttacatccctgttagtgagcatttaacTTTTGACaaaataattcatccacctgactgacaggtgtgacatatcaagacgcttattaaacagcatgatcaatacacaggtgcaccttgtgctggggacaataaaaggccagtctaaaatgtgcagttttgtcacacaacataatgccacaggtgtcacatgttttgagggagcgtgcaattggcatgctgacctcaggaatgcccaccagagctattgccaggGAATTCAATTTTAATTTCTATACCATAAGCCAACCCTACATACCCTAACCCCCATACCCTAACCCTGTATACCCTAACTCTTCATACCCTAACACATCATACCCTAAACCTGCATACCCTAACACTTCGTACCCTAACCCTACATACCCTAACCCTACATACCCTATACATACCCTAACCCTACATACCCTAATCCTACATATCCTAACCCTACATACTCTAACCCTGATTTACATTCCATTTCAGCGGTGCAGTTGATAACCATGACAATGAATGCTAGgaagccaaccttactgaagcacatattcatatcactctctctctctctctctctctctctctctgaattcaattcaatgggttttattgacatgggaaacatatatttacattgtcaaagcaagtgaaatagataaacaaaagtgaaataaacaatcaaaaatgaacagtaaacattacactcacaaaagttagaacaaattctctctctctctctctctctctctctctctctctctctctctctctctctctctctctttctccttcattAGCATGAAATAATGTGTAGATATTGATATGCCAAAGCAGTATAGTGGTACAGCATACAGTGCAATGTTAATTTCAGTAATAATAACCTgcacccccacacattgaccctgtaccggtaccccctgtatatagcctccacattgactctgtactggtactccctgtatatagcctccacattgactctgtactggtacaccctgtatatagcctccacattgactctgtactggtactccctgtatatagcctccacattgactctgtactggtacaccctgtatatagcctccacattgactctgtactggtacaccctgtatatagcctccacattgactctgtactggtacccctgtatatagcctccacattgactctgtactggtactccctgtatatagcctccacattgactctgtactggtactccctgtatatagcctccacattgactctgtactggtacccctgtatatagcctccacattgactctgtactggtacccctgtatatagcctccacattgactctgtactggtacccctgtatatagcctccacattgactctgactggtacccctgtacccctccacattgactctgtactggtacccctgtatatagcctccacattgactctgtactggtaccccctgtatatagcctccacattgactctgtactggtacccctgtatatagcctccacattgactctgtactggtactccctgtatatagcctccacattgactctgtactggtactccctgtatatagcctccacattgactctgtactggtaccccctgtatatagcctccacattgactctgtactggtactccctgtatatagcctccacattgactctgtactggtacaccctgtatatagcctccacattgactctgtactggtactccctgtatatagcctccacattgactctgtactggtacaccctgtatatagcctccacattgactctgtactggtaccctctgtatatagcctctacattgactctgtactggtactccctgtatatagcctctacattgactctgtactggtaccccctgtatatagcctccacattgactctgtactggtactccctgtatatagcctccacattgactctgtactggtactccctgtatatagcctccacattgactctgtactggtacaccctgtatatagcctccacattgactctctgtaccccctgtatatagcctccacattgactctgtactggtacaccctgtatatagcctccacattgactctgtactggtaccccctgtatatagcctccacattgactctgtactggtacaccctgtatatagcctccacattgactctgtactggtacccctgtatatagcctccacattgactctgtactggtactccctgtatatagcctccacattgactctgtactggtacccctgtatatagcctccacattgactctgtactggtaccctgtatatagcctccacattgactctgtactggtacccctgtatatagcctccacattgactctgtactggtactccctgtatatagcctccacattgactctgtactggtactccctgtatatagcctccacattgactctgtactggtactcctgtatatagcctccacattgactctgtactggtactccctgtatatagcctccacattgactctgtactggtaccccctgtatatagcctccacattgactctgtactggtactccctgtatatagcctccacattgactctgtactggtaccccctgtatatatcctccacattgactctgtactggtacccctgtatatagcctccacattgactctgtactggtatatagcctcccattgactcctgtatatatcctccacattgactctgtactggtaccccctgtatatagcctccacattgactctgtactggtactccctgtatatagcctccacattgactctgtactggtactccctgtatatagcctccacattgactctgtactggtactccctgtatatagcctccacattgactctgtactggtacaccctgtatatagcctcgctagtgttgttttattgtgttactttttatttaaaaaatttactttagtttattaagtaaatattttcttaactctatttcttgaactacaTTATTGGTTTTAAAGGCTTGTAAAAGTAAACATTTCACCTGTTTTATTTCCAAATGTGAAACAAATAAAATGTTGATTTTATAACAatagtacatacagtataatcatgTATACAGGCACTACACTAGTTCTGTTGTATTGTGGAATCTTCTAAAAAGTAGGATTCTAAAAAGGAACAGAAAGAATGGCTAATAAATAAACAACTACTTGTATTACTTGTAAGTTATATACAATGTAAATAGTTTAGAGAATTGGGATGTCCCAATCAGACACGTATCTGGCAGTAGTCTATGCGATTTCTCCCTCGCACATATTAATTCCCAGCTTTATGTTATTCGTCATTTCACAGAAGTTGAGAGTTGATTGATGAGAATTGTTCTTGAAAAATGATTATTATTTGTGATTATTTTTCTGCAGTGACCACaatcctctttgggtagccatgtttttttgtgtgtctcCCTTTTTTTTATATAACCAATTAGTGGTCAGGATCTGTCTCTGTTTTGTATCTCTGAAAAGAGTAGCGATATTCTGCCAATTTTGATTCTCTTTTTGAGGGCCAAGTAGCAATTCAGTTTTTGTAGAATTTTCAATTATTATTGAATAAATAATTATTGAATTAATAATAATTAAATTATTCCAATTTAAATAGGTTTTAGTTTCTGTAACAATTTGATAGATTTCCCTGTGTGTTTGGACAGTagggttgtttattgtttttaacAGCTGACACAGGGTTCCCTGTGTGTTTGGACAGTATAGAGTTGTTCATTATTTTTAACAGCTGACACAGGGTTCCCTGTGTGTTTGGACAGTatggttgtttattgtttttaacAGCTGACACAGGGTTCCCTGTGTGTTTGGACAGTatggttgtttattgtttttaacAGCTGACACAGGGTTCCCTGTGTGTTTGGACAGTagggttgtttattgtttttaacAGCTGACACAGGGGACTATTTTCAGGGTTCAGCTCTTGGATTTCCAGCGCTTTGAATTGTAAGGATATTTTGGAGCTTCATTTCAAATGGTTCCAAAATGTTACTGTCCTTTTTGGTCTTTAAATGACATACAacttataaaggcttcataaagccttcaAAATATATAAATGTGTCACAAGTCATCTATAACTGTATGTGATGCTCTTAGAGGGTTCATAAATGTGGCACAACTGACATAACCACGACTTTTTTTAGGTCCCTGGCTGCAGTACGATCTGATACCTGAGGGGGGCGATGATGAGCGGCAGCTGCAGCAGCTACAGAAATAGCCAGTTAACCTCCACAGGACTCACACAAGAAGAAGAAGATACAAAAGTAAGGACCACAGAATGAAAATAGAACACAATGTTTTATATTGCTATCTCTATGGTAAGGAAAGATAGAACACAATGTTTTATATTGCTATCCCTATGGTAAGGATAGATAGAACACAATGTTTTATATTGCTATCTCTGTGGTAAGGATAGATAGAACACAATGTTTTATATTGCTATCTCTGTGGTAAGGATAAATAGAACACAATGTTTTATATTGCTATCTCTGTGGTAAGGATAAATAGAACACAATGTTTTATATTGCTATCTCTGTGGTAAGGATAGATAGAACACAATGTTTTATATTGCTATCTCTGTGGTAAGGATAGATAGAACACAATGTTTTATATTGCTTTCTCTGTGGTAAGGATAGATAGAACACAATGTTTTATATTGCTATCTATGTGGTAAGGATAGATAGAACACAATGTTTTATATTGCTATCTCTGTGGTAAGGATAGATAGAACACAATGTTTTATATTGCTATCTCAATGGTAAGGATAAATAGAACACAATGTTTATCTatcttttatttcattttttatgttcacctttatttaaccaggtaaaccagatgagaacatgttctcatttacaactgcgacctggcaagaCTGACATTtagaggagacaaagagagggggggagggagggacatccgATGAAGAAagaaaatatgtttattttatttatttttacctttatttaaccaggtagtcaagttgacaacaagttctaatttacaactgtgacgtggccaagataaagcaaagcagtgtgacacaagtatggggatgaggtaggtaaaaatgggtgggctatttaccgatagactatgtacagctgcagcgatcggttagcttctcagatagcagatgtttgaagttggtgagggagataaaagtctccaacttcagcgatttttgcaattcgttccagtcacaggcagcagagaactgtaacgaaaggcggccaaatgaggtgttggctttagggatgatcagtgagatgccacctgctggagcgcgtgctacgggtgggtgttcccatcatgaccagtgaactgagataaggcggagctttacctagcatggacttgtagatgacctggagccagtgggtctggcgacgaatatgtagcgagggccagccgactagagcatacaggtcgcactggtgtgtggtataaggtgctttagtgacaaaacggatggcactgtgataaactgcatccagtttgctgattagagtgttggaggctattttggaaatgacatcgccaaagtcaaggatcggtaggatatgttttggcagcgtgagtgaatgatgctttgtttgcgaaataggaagccagttctagatttcattttggattggagatgctgaatgtgagtctggaaggagagtttagagattgcatcatctgtggatctttttgggcagtatgcaaactggagtgggtctagggtttctgggataatggtgttgatgtgagccattaccagcctttc is part of the Oncorhynchus gorbuscha isolate QuinsamMale2020 ecotype Even-year linkage group LG09, OgorEven_v1.0, whole genome shotgun sequence genome and harbors:
- the LOC124043160 gene encoding U5 small nuclear ribonucleoprotein 40 kDa protein-like, with translation MIEQKKRPGDMALVPAGGVKRPRAELIAAAQSQQLVAMGPPRSSSLQAPIMLMCGHEGEVYCCKFHPNGATLASSGYDRLILMWNVYGDCDNFATLKGHSGAVMELHYNTDGSLLFSASTDKTVGVWDSETGERIKRLKGHTSFVNSCYPARRGPQLVCTGSDDGTVKLWDIRKKGAVHTFQNTYQVLAVTFNDTSDQILSGGIDNDIKVWDLRQNKMIYGMHGHGDSLTGLCLSSEGSYLLSNSMDNTVRIWDVRPFAPKERCVKIFQGNIHNFEKNLLRCSWSADGSKIAAGSADRFVYVWDTTSRRILYKLPGHAGSVNEVAFHPEEPIVLSGASDKRLYMGEIQ